TCGCCCGCCGCAGCGGTAATCATTGGCAGGGAGAGGTTCATCCGTTACCCTGCACCTCGGTTCTGTAAACGGGAGAGAGTATGTTACGTGTAATTGACACGGAAACCTGCGGTCTGCAGGGTGGTATTGTCGAAGTGGCATCGGTGGATGTGGTCGATGGACAGATTATCAACCCGATGAGTGACCTGATTTCTCCGGATCGTCCCATCAGTCGTCAGGCGATGGCTATCCACCGCATTACCGAAGAGATGGTGCTCGGCAAACCGACTATTGAGCAGGCTGTCGGCCGCTACCAGGGCAGCGCCTACTACGTCGCGCACAACGCCAGTTTTGACCGCCGCATGCTGCCGGAAATGCACGGCGAGTGGATTTGCACCATGACCCTCGCCCGCCGCCTGTGGCCCGGCCTCAAATATGGCAACCAGGCACTGCGCGACGCGCTGGATCTGGAGGTCATCACCCCTCCCGGCCTGCATGCGCACCGGGCGCTGTACGACTGTTATATTACCGCCGCCCTGCTGGTTCACATCATGAATTCCAGCGGCTGGGATGCGCCGGAGATGGTGCGCCGGATGCAGACGAAAGGGCTGGAAAGTACCTTCCCGTTTGGAAAATATCGCGGGCAGGCGATTGATACGGTGGCAAAGAAAGATCCGGGATATCTGCACTGGATGTTGAAAAACATCCCGGATCTCAAGCCCAACCTGCGTATTGCCATGCAGCGGGCGTTAGGCGTGGACGATTAGTTCGCGGTGTGGCTGGTGAGCGTGCCGTTCGCCAGCCCGATCAGAAACGCGTATTCCAGCGCCACCTCTTCCCAGACCTTGTAGCGCCCTGATTTCCCGCCGTGACCGGCATCCATATCGGTATGCAGCACCAGCAGATTTGAGTCCGTCTTCAGCTCGCGCAGTTTCGCCACCCATTTAGCGGGTTCCCAGTACTGCACCTGCGAATCGTGCAGGCCGGTGGTGACCAGCAGATGCGGATAGTGCTGCGCGGTAACCTGGTCATACGGGCTGTACTGCTTAATATAGTGATAATACTGTTCGTCGTTGGGATTGCCCCACTCGTCATATTCCCCGGTGGTCAGCGGAATACTTTCGTCCAGCATGGTGGTCACCACATCAACAAACGGCACCTGCGCCACCACGCCGTGGAAGCGCTCCGGCACCATATTGATCACCGCGCCCATCAGCAGGCCGCCGGCGCTGCCGCCCATCGCGTACAGCTTAGCAGGATCGCCATAACCCTTTTCCACCAGCGCATCGGTAATATCGATAAAGTCGTGGAAGGTATTCATTTTATTCAGCAGGCGACCGTCGTCATACCACTGTTGCCCCATTTCACCACCGCCGCGAATGTGGGTCAGGGCAAAAACAAAGCCCCGATCCAGCAGGCTGAGGCGGCTGGCGCTGAAATCCGGATCCATGCTGCTGCCGTAGGAGCCATAGCCGTAAACCAGCAGCGGGTTGCTGCCGGGGCGATAGCTGTCTTTGCGGTACACCAGCGACACCGGCACCTCAACCCCATCACGCACGGTGATCCAGTGGCGCTCGCTGCGGTAATGACCGGCATCAAAGCCCTTCACCGCCGTTTGCTTGAGCACCTGCCGCTCGCCGCTGTCCATATCCACTTCGTACAGCGTGTCCGGCGTGGTCATCGAAGAATAACCGTAGCGCAGTTTGCCGGTGTCCGGCTCCGGGTTGTGGCCAAGCCAGGTGACGTAGGTGGGATCGTCAAAGGCGATTGCCCGTTCCTCCCCGCTCTGCCAGTGGATCTGACGCAGCCGGGTAAGGCCGCGCTGGCGCTCCTCGACCACCAGCCAGTCGCGAAAAAGCGAATAGCCTTCGAGTACGATATCCGCACGCGGCGCAATAATCGCCTGCCAGCGGGATTCCTCAATGCTGTCGCTGCGATAAAGCCCGAAGTTTTTACCGTCGCGGTTAGAGCGCAGGTAAAAATGGCCCTGATAGTGATCGACGCTGTATTCATGGTCTTTGCGGCGCGGGCTGAACATCACCGGTTCTGCTTCCGCCACGTTCGCATCCAGCAGCAGAATTTCACTGGTGGTGCTGCTGTTCAGTGAAATGGCAATAAACTGCTCGGAGGTGGTTTTATACAGGCCGACGTAAAACGTATCGTCCTCCTCCTCGTAGACCAGCCGATCGCTGTCCTGCGCGGTGCCCAGCGTATGCCGCCAGACCTGGTAAGGCAGCAGCGTTTTGGGATGCTTGCGCACATAGTAGAGCGTTTGTGAGTCATTCGCCCAGGTCATGCCCGCCGTCACGCCTTCCAGCACGTCGTCAAAGGTACGTTCACCCAGCAGGTCGCGGAAGTGGATGCTGTAAATCCGGCGCGAGAGAAAATCCTCGGCCAGCGCGAGGATCTGGTTATCGCGGGTAATCGCCAGGCTGCCGAGCGCATAAAACTCGCTTTCCGCGGCGCGCTGGTTGGCATCGACCAGCGTGTCCCACTGGTCCGGCGTTGCGGTTTCCGCCGGCTGGCGGCTGTAGATGGCGTACTCGTTGCCCTCTTCATAGCGGCTCTGATAGCGATAGCCATTTTTGACATAGGGTACCGACTGGTCGCGCGGGGGGATGCGCTCGATAATCTCCTGCAGCAGCTCCGCCTGCAGCGCTTTTTGCGGCTGCAGCAGGCTGTCGCCGTACTCATTTTCGGCCTTAAGCCAGGCGATGATTTCAGGGTCTTCCCGCTGGTCGTCACGCAGCCAGTAATAGTTGTCGCAGCGCGTGTCACCGTGCTGAGTCATCACATGAGGGACTTTCTTTGCTTTAGGTGGTGTCATGATATTTTCACGGTTGCTGTGCCTGCTGTAAGACTGGCAGCAACAGGGCGGATTGCCAATAGCAATACGCGCGACAGGTTGAAAAACAGGCGGTTCACTGCGCAACGCCCGCGGCGGCGTTGACCGCGGGTTGTGCCCGGCCGCTTTTATTCCTACCTTTGAGGGTAATGAACACTATTCAGGAGGAAAAATGGCGTTTGCAGGCAATCCACTGTTTATTAATACGGTGTTACTTGGCGGAACCCCCCGTCAGAAACTTCAGGCGGCGCATGACGCCGGCTTTGACCAGGTGGAGCTGTGGCAACAGGACGTGTCGGCTGCGGATTCAGACTGCGAGGGTCTGCGTGATTTACTGACGGATCTGCCACTGGGGTTAACCGACTACCAGGTTCTGCTGGATTTTGACGGCGCTCCGGAACCGCTGCGACAGCAGAAGTATGACGAAGCGCGGAGCATGATCGAAACGGCCGTTAAGCTTGGGGCAACTACCCTGCTGGTTCCCGCATCAACCGACGACCGCTGTCAGTTCGAACGCGCGGAGGAGGATCTCCGCTGGCTGACGGAGCAGGCGCAGCGCAAGGGGCTGCGCGTCGCCTATGAGGCAATGGCATGGAGCAGCAAAATTCACACCACCGCCGATGCGTGGCAGCTGGTTAAGCGGATCGATGCCCCCAACCTGGGGCTGGTGGTTGATGCTTTCCATATTTTCGTCCGGCAGCGCAGCATCACCGACCTGGCGGGCATTCCGGCAGAAAAAATTTATCTGGTTCAGCTCTCCGACCTGGCAGAGCTGCCGCAGGATGGAAAGCTGGTGGAGACGGCACGCCACCACCGCCTGCTGCCGGGGGAAGGCCAGTTCCCCCTGACGTCACTGCTCGATCACCTGCGGGCGATTGACTATCGCGGACCGCTGGGGCTGGAAGTCTTTAACGACGGCCTGCAGCACGCCAACCCTGCGGCAACGGCGAAAAAGGCCATGCGGGCGCTGCGTCAGCAGCTGGCGCGGTTTTAACGCCCGTTCTGCGCCGGTGATTACACCGCGCGCAGCTTGCCGTCATTATCATCCTCTGCCGGTTCGGCCGCTGCCTCTTCCGGCATTTTTCCGGTGCGCAGGATATGCTGCAGCGCGTCTTTATTCTCCGCCAGATACAGGCCCAGCGCTTCACCCTGCTGCTCATCAAGCGCCAGCGGAGACGTTGTCAGCCATTCAGAAAACACTTCCGCCATATCCAGCATTTTGTCGTAGGCATCGGCTTCTTTTTTACTGGCAAACGTCATCTTTTCCTCACCTTTTCTGACGACTACGTATTGTATTTCAACAGCCATACTTTTCTTCCTGTT
The sequence above is a segment of the Erwinia sp. SLM-02 genome. Coding sequences within it:
- a CDS encoding S9 family peptidase — its product is MTPPKAKKVPHVMTQHGDTRCDNYYWLRDDQREDPEIIAWLKAENEYGDSLLQPQKALQAELLQEIIERIPPRDQSVPYVKNGYRYQSRYEEGNEYAIYSRQPAETATPDQWDTLVDANQRAAESEFYALGSLAITRDNQILALAEDFLSRRIYSIHFRDLLGERTFDDVLEGVTAGMTWANDSQTLYYVRKHPKTLLPYQVWRHTLGTAQDSDRLVYEEEDDTFYVGLYKTTSEQFIAISLNSSTTSEILLLDANVAEAEPVMFSPRRKDHEYSVDHYQGHFYLRSNRDGKNFGLYRSDSIEESRWQAIIAPRADIVLEGYSLFRDWLVVEERQRGLTRLRQIHWQSGEERAIAFDDPTYVTWLGHNPEPDTGKLRYGYSSMTTPDTLYEVDMDSGERQVLKQTAVKGFDAGHYRSERHWITVRDGVEVPVSLVYRKDSYRPGSNPLLVYGYGSYGSSMDPDFSASRLSLLDRGFVFALTHIRGGGEMGQQWYDDGRLLNKMNTFHDFIDITDALVEKGYGDPAKLYAMGGSAGGLLMGAVINMVPERFHGVVAQVPFVDVVTTMLDESIPLTTGEYDEWGNPNDEQYYHYIKQYSPYDQVTAQHYPHLLVTTGLHDSQVQYWEPAKWVAKLRELKTDSNLLVLHTDMDAGHGGKSGRYKVWEEVALEYAFLIGLANGTLTSHTAN
- a CDS encoding YebG family protein gives rise to the protein MAVEIQYVVVRKGEEKMTFASKKEADAYDKMLDMAEVFSEWLTTSPLALDEQQGEALGLYLAENKDALQHILRTGKMPEEAAAEPAEDDNDGKLRAV
- the exoX gene encoding exodeoxyribonuclease X gives rise to the protein MLRVIDTETCGLQGGIVEVASVDVVDGQIINPMSDLISPDRPISRQAMAIHRITEEMVLGKPTIEQAVGRYQGSAYYVAHNASFDRRMLPEMHGEWICTMTLARRLWPGLKYGNQALRDALDLEVITPPGLHAHRALYDCYITAALLVHIMNSSGWDAPEMVRRMQTKGLESTFPFGKYRGQAIDTVAKKDPGYLHWMLKNIPDLKPNLRIAMQRALGVDD
- a CDS encoding sugar phosphate isomerase/epimerase family protein gives rise to the protein MAFAGNPLFINTVLLGGTPRQKLQAAHDAGFDQVELWQQDVSAADSDCEGLRDLLTDLPLGLTDYQVLLDFDGAPEPLRQQKYDEARSMIETAVKLGATTLLVPASTDDRCQFERAEEDLRWLTEQAQRKGLRVAYEAMAWSSKIHTTADAWQLVKRIDAPNLGLVVDAFHIFVRQRSITDLAGIPAEKIYLVQLSDLAELPQDGKLVETARHHRLLPGEGQFPLTSLLDHLRAIDYRGPLGLEVFNDGLQHANPAATAKKAMRALRQQLARF